A segment of the Gossypium hirsutum isolate 1008001.06 chromosome D10, Gossypium_hirsutum_v2.1, whole genome shotgun sequence genome:
ATGAACAAACACCATAACTTGGTACAAATGGACAAACAAGGAGATAATACGTCCCAACTATGACATCCAAGTCAACAAACATGCTCCACATGAAACACCAAACTATATCTCACCCTATCACAAACCAATCTCAATTTTAAAACACCTACAAAACACACAAATGCACTTCACACATCTGAAAAGGAATTTGGGTTTTAGATTACCATAAATTATAGTGgtaaatgaatttgaaaatcaAATATTTGCGCATATTTAAGTCTTAATTAATTATTGTATAGTGGGTGCATTTCattctcaaaaattaaaataagtgatgGTAGCATCTTCTAGTCAATACTCAAGCATTAAAGTTAGAAGCCTTTGCAAAAAAATATGAATcgatatatatacacacatttatTTAATCATATTGGATATGCACAGTCTAGAGATACAAAACTTTCCACTATGGGATATAACTTTAATTCTCATGTACTCTATAGAAGGGATGAGGAGAAGGGGAGGGGGAATAAGACAGATATGTCTTTCCATAAGTGCACCTGCAACCTATCAATTTACATGCTAACTGTAGGGCAGCTTTTAAGATTATCTTGTTTTTCTGCAACAAGGAATACAATGACCTATACCAGCATTTCCATagataaatcaaaattttcaaatatttttagaaataattcGTACCAAAAGCAGGGCTTAAGGGTTCCTTTAGGAATAAACCATGGATGTTGTCCCCTGATCAACAGCGAGAGTTGACATATTCAATCCATCATGGCTTTAGAAGCAAAGTATGGATGCCTCCAACATTGGCCATGAGATATTCTGAGAAAGCATCAAGATATTTCTCAACATTAATTCCATATGCTGCTGAAATAAGCAAGTATAACAATTGTACATCATCATGATATGATGTAGAACAGCTTCACGTACATAAACGGGGAATGTATGAAACACTAGCTAGAATCCATAAACCAGCCAGCACCACATCACAATTTCCAAGATCCCATCTAGGGAACTAGAAAAAGGTCAGGTAAAGACCATGAACAAGGTTGAAGTAATCATAGAGGGCAAAATTGCACACGTATGTACGCGCTGGGAAATACTGAAACAGGCTATTCATGTTACTATTTCTGGAACTTGAATTTGtataaacttaaatttattttagggAAACTGTTTTAGCAACAACAAACGTAATTCACCTCTTTGTATTAAATGAAACTCAACAGTTTCACAAGGGATAATAGAACTTACTGTGCTGAAATATCCACCCAACAATATACAACATTTGCAAAAggtaaaaaacaaaaatgaaaagaatgcttATATATATTAcgctaaattaaaaacaaatgttTGAAGGTTCAGTTGATTGTAGTAAAACATTAGGGGCTTGAATGATTACTTAGCTCAGGGGCCTTTTTTATACTTCAGCCAAAAAAGAATTACATAAAGAACAGAAGCTTCTATCGTGGAGATAGGAAAAGAAACTaattacaaaattgaaaatttcaagtATCCTTACAATATCTGCATTATTTGAGTAAAATATAACACTAGTGCATTACCAGATAGAAATGTGATTCACTAAACCTAGCAACAACTAATAAAAAACCTATTATCATCATGTCTCAACTTTCTTAGTTCCCTCAAATGCTCATCATTAGAAATATTAAGAGAACGACGTAGGTTGGTtaccttttcttctttttcccaaGTCAAAGGTCCAGAAGCATGCAATGCCCACAGAGCTTTCTGATAGGCATGCAGCTCCGACCTATGGAAATCAGTTCCCAATTCCACACTAGGGGAAACAGAACTTCCATCTTCCCCACAACACCTTTCAGAATATGAGTCAGCATCACTACAATAATCCTCCAAGTTTTCACAACCGTTTGTTGCATAACTAGGAGACAAGTTAAGACCATTATTCCCTAAACCACTACAACTACCAACAGACGATGTGCAACTCAAGGTATCATCAATTCTACGAAATGAAGAAGGCATACATCTTTCACCCAGTATATTTTTGGGATAAACAAATGCATCTACCTTTTCAGAAGCAGGACAAGGAAGCCGAACTATTAGTCTTTGACCACCAAAACTACCTTTTTCAATCACCTTCATCTTCTTTCCACCAGCTTCCGGAAAACCAAGCGAAGATCTTTTCCTCTTCGGTGGTCCACTGGAATTTGACGAGCCCTGTTATGGATCATAACAATTAGGGTAAGAATCAACAACGTCCCAACAAAAAAGGttaaagaaatatattaaaatttattactaaaagAAAGGTTCAGGAGATTTACCTTCCCGACAAGGAGCCAGTTGCCGTCTTCCCAAGATTGTCGAACACGCAATCGAGATTGATGTGCTTTGAGTTGGCTCTTCAATCCAAGAATCCTGACGGAAAACATGTTGTTTCCACCGAAAACTCTAACGATCACCGCTGGTTTCCAACACAACTCGTCGAACACCTCCACGACGTCGCCAGGAACCCAATCGTCGGTCCCATTTATAGGAGGAGGGCAAGGCCTAATCGCTTTCCTCGGGACTCTCTCGACCAACGCCGCCTTGCCAGTGATCGGAAACCAACCGTACTTGACGCAGTAAGTGTGGCCGTTGCCGGAGATAATCTCGGCACAGCGCCACGCGCCGGTTGGAACCTCCTTCATGGTTAATACCTCGACTTTGCTACCTTTCTTGAATCTCATGATTGGTGAATTTGATTTttcagtaaaaattaaaaaaaataaattgttgaattgaatttttgagGAAGAAAACACAAAGGAATTTTGGGAAAGGTCgttgaaaataggtttttaaatttataatattggAAGTAGGGACCAGTTGGGATATCATAGTTGGATTAGGAAGGTTGATATGATCGGACGGTGATAAAACAATAATGATGGGGCGTAAGTAGGCCGTTAAAATTGGATGCTTCTGATTAAGTTAACGTTCCCAAATGGACTAACGGAGTCTTAATCTGTTATTTAGTAGGATTACACACGATTCAGATCGTggcattttttatgttttttcttatttaaaaaaaactgtaCCCTCATTGATTAatgataaatttttgttttagttacttagttaaaaataattataatttgatcgttaaattattcaaaagtttttattaaattacaagttgttaaaattaatactatatcACTTTATTTTTGTTCGCATTGTCTATATCAATCGAAAATTATTTTTCCCCTCCTCTTCCacagttaagtttttttttatgaaatagttTTGGATATTGTGAATTTACTAACCAAATTCAAATAGGGTTTTCTTTCGATCTCTAACACTAACCGtcagatcaacttggatctaaggtatattTTCCTACTCGTTAATGAGTATTAATCAATTGTACCGAACGTTGAATTATCACTTAAAGCTTGCCagcgaaacttaaaaaaaaatttaaaaacctaatgatttaaataaaaactttaaaataattcagtgacttaaatgaaaacttttaaaaaattcaataaccaaattataattttttaaattaagtaattaaaaccaaattttactcataatttagtgactaataatGTAGTGTACCTTAAAAACGCACTGCagctaaatttgtttttttttaattattataagtaattttaaatttttataatgcgaaaatagtgaatttttgttttatcaaaaataaacttaaaaatgcaaaacttgaattagtataaaaaaatagaaaatcaaaCTCAGTCAAAATATCAGAGatgattaaaaaaatacttaaactCACTCGTTtgataaaatcatttaaattttttaattcattaaaaatgaaaactttcgatatgtaaaaattattaaaattatttattttattaaaaattgaaataaattattgcCTTTTAAAACCATTAGATActcaaataatcatatttaacttttattcaaacttatctcaaataatataaaatattatattaataaataatatttaatatttatttttaaattttaatttatcaaggtaattaatatataattttaagtcaAAATTCTTGACCGAGTCATTCAAACTTTTTATatgaagaaaaaggggtgaaaagtaTGACACAAGTCATGGAAAACAAAATATATTGTTAAACTATTAGCATTGggttttttttctataattggTAAACAAAATATGTCGTCTTTTATAGGATTGTTGTGATACATGCATTTCACATTGGGTGATTGGGAATCCTCTATATTTGTGATTGGGAATCCTATAAGGATATGTTTtaccaaagaaaaacaaaattagtattataaaatattcataaattactagaattatcattaaaatattttggttaatcTATATCATTTGAGAAACTaggttgaaattttaaaaatttatcggTGTACGTTTTTTttggagagagaaagaaaaacgTATTTTGTAAGACGCGTTTTCACTTAGCTAAAAAATTTTATCTGTGTTTGAGATAgacattgttattgttttaaggAATGTTTGAATTTACGATAGTGCCATGAAGTTGAGTGACCTACAAATTTCATTAGCCATGTAAGTATGGAGCCATCACCCGGGAAGTTGGGTCACGTTGCAACTCAAAGTTCCAGTTAACGGTGATTATACAGTTTggggttgaagtgtaactaggacttcaagtttacaaaggttatgctGTCAAGGGAtggtgtaacagcccggtttagaccctagtcggacagtggtttcgagaccacaaattcgagtcagaaaaatattttaatattattttccgtgcttataGTATGCGAATtaacatgtgtgaaattttcgtaatttaatttatctatttgagtgcttaatttggaaaaaatggctaaatcgcataaaaaataaaagaggcattttatatgttaaaggtgtTTATTTGCTATGGTTTGTTAAATAGGagtccttataatgttattatacCATTAGTATCTTGAGTGGACCATTATGGACatatattagtttattattatgttttataattaaggttaaaatagtaaataatagaataacatataataaaagtatatgaAAAACAAAATAAGCCATGCATAGTTCATCCATAGCCGAAacatcaaaaagaaaagaagaaagaaaagaaacttaGGTTTGGCACTTTGGAGTtcaaattaggtatgtgttttactcgatttttgataatttttacgtttttgagatcgttgcttagtatatTACCTAGCCCATGTGTTAATTTCTGGAGTTGttgatgaatttgaaaatttccattgttgataatgtgatgaaattgttgtttgatgatgaaaaataaatctttgatgtttgattttcatgtttaattaagtgattttttgataaaaatctaaattagggatttatttgtgaaattaaaaaatttaggggcttaaatgtgaaataaataaaaaatataggttGCTATGGACTATAGAAAGATCCGGCTAAGGCatagttttgatgaattttgtgtattttgtgatttttggaaatagggactaaattgaaaagaatgtgaaatgttagggactaaaatgcaattttcccatttatgagattttaagtaaatttgaatgaatatatggttaaataagttaaatttgtattgaattagatcaataAAAGCAGAAATCAAATTTGGAACGAGGGAAatcaaaagtggtcgagtagtcgTTCCGTTTCGTTCGTCTttgccgaggtaagttcgtaagtaaataattgagttttaattagTATACTTATTTGATACATATTCGAGTAGAAATATGAGTATGTATACTACATTTTCGATTTGTATTTTACATAGAAAGATTATTTACGAgtttaatttgattgaattaCGTTATTCAAAAGTCATTTGAATAACAGGAATGTTGAAATGtgaattcgtgtaagaccacgtctgggacgttggcattaatttaaggtttatgtgtaagaccaagtctgggactTTGGCGTCATATATGATTATGTATAAGatcctatctgggacagtggcatcgttatttggttacatgtaagaccacgtctgggacgttggcttTATATGAACTTTTTGAGTTGTCTGAGTATCTTTCTCGAAACTGAATGGTATAAGAAGTATTTATATAACACAAAAATCGAATGTGGGCTTGAATTAGGAAAATTCAGGTATGTTTGAGTTATACCAAGTTTGTTAGTAAaggtaagcttatata
Coding sequences within it:
- the LOC107913913 gene encoding uncharacterized protein isoform X2, with the protein product MRFKKGSKVEVLTMKEVPTGAWRCAEIISGNGHTYCVKYGWFPITGKAALVERVPRKAIRPCPPPINGTDDWVPGDVVEVFDELCWKPAVIVRVFGGNNMFSVRILGLKSQLKAHQSRLRVRQSWEDGNWLLVGKGSSNSSGPPKRKRSSLGFPEAGGKKMKVIEKGSFGGQRLIVRLPCPASEKNISWPMLEASILCF
- the LOC107913913 gene encoding uncharacterized protein isoform X1, whose translation is MRFKKGSKVEVLTMKEVPTGAWRCAEIISGNGHTYCVKYGWFPITGKAALVERVPRKAIRPCPPPINGTDDWVPGDVVEVFDELCWKPAVIVRVFGGNNMFSVRILGLKSQLKAHQSRLRVRQSWEDGNWLLVGKGSSNSSGPPKRKRSSLGFPEAGGKKMKVIEKGSFGGQRLIVRLPCPASEKVDAFVYPKNILGERCMPSSFRRIDDTLSCTSSVGSCSGLGNNGLNLSPSYATNGCENLEDYCSDADSYSERCCGEDGSSVSPSVELGTDFHRSELHAYQKALWALHASGPLTWEKEEKVTNLRRSLNISNDEHLRELRKLRHDDNRFFISCC